The Ursus arctos isolate Adak ecotype North America chromosome X, UrsArc2.0, whole genome shotgun sequence genome includes the window ACCAAGGTAGGCCTTTAAAGATTAGGAAAATCTTGTAAAAATGAGAAGAGTGATAATGTTTGTGtatagaggagagagaggagaggaggggggaggggagtggagaggaagggaggagtggaagggggaggggaggggagcggagtggaagggagaagggagaggtgaGTGGAAggggggagcagaagggaaggggaggaggggagtagagcagaggaagggggaggggaagggagtggagtggaagggcgagggggaggggagaggggaggggaggggaaaggagctgagcagaagggagagggggaggggaggggaaaggagctgatcagaagggaggggggaaggccAGCGgaagggttgggggaagggaggagagggaagcggaagggaggggagagaggagtggaggagaggggagagagaggagtggaggagaggggagggagaggttgCTGAAAAAATGAGCAGAATTGAGTAAGTTACTTGGAATTCCTCTGTAGTTCATTAATATATTGTTTATTGTCTACCACTCCCATTACACTGCGAATTTTATGAGGATATGAATCATGTCTATTTTGTTTACCACTCTATATCCAGAATGTGGTAGTCCATACTAAGTGCtcattattttttgaatgaacaaatgaattacgATGATGGGGGGTGCTAAAAATAAAGATTCCAAGAATTCAAGCATAGATGACAGAAAGAATACAAAAGATAGGCCATGCGGAGGAAATAATGAGTTTAAATTTTGGACTCTATGAGTTCGTGAAGTCTGTAGTGCATTCTGGCGTTCATATCTAGCGAAATTCCATATTTGAAACCGGAGGTCAGAGAAGGGGGGCGCTGAAAAGTCATTAGCATACGAGTAGCAGTTGAAGTCACGTGGGAAGAGGGAGGTTTTAAATAAGGGACAGCCCCCGGAAGTGACGCTAGTAAGAGGGGAGCCAAGGAAGGAAGCGGGTAGGTTTGCAGTTGAAGCTAGTCTGAGCAGCGGAGAGTtcggggcggggggagaaaaATAACCTTGAAGTATGAGAAGATTCAGAAAAGAATGGTCTCATGGTGGAGACTCAGGAAGACACCAGCGAAGAAGGGACCATTTTGATGAGGAGCCACAAACCAGTTATTCGTGGTAAGACTATAGAGCTATCTAATTGATTTGACCACTCAGAATTTGTTGGCGCCTTTGAGGTGAAGGGTTTTAAAGGATGCTAGAGAGTGAAATCAGGTTGTAGTGGTAGTTAAATCGCTTGAGCTTGAACCCTAATTAGTTTGTGACTCTGAACAGGTTACTTAATCACATTGTGCCTTAGCTATAAACTGGAGATGATTACCTCATGGTGTTTTTGAAGTAATAAGTGAATATGGattaaaatgcttagaaaaagTACTTTGCTCGCGGTTTTAGCTGTTGTTAGAGAGTAGGTTACAGAAGGTGGTAAATGGCAATGTATACTAATCTTCTTTTGAAGTCTGAGACAAAAACTTCATGCTAGATGAGGGAACTTGATAAGACTTTCTTTATGAATAGCAGATAACATAAAGAAACCAAATCCGTGATTTGTGAATAATTTTAGGAATGCTGCTGAGACCGTTGGGATTCGATTCAGTGAGGCTAGATTcttccagaatgttccagaacTTTAAACCTTAAACTGTTCTCCACCAGTCATGCGCAGTATGGTTGCATACCTCCCCAAACACCACCCCTTTTTTCTATAGGCTACAGATCCAGTAGGTTTCTTCTCGCGTTTCTCATTGGTCTTCGGCGGGCCTTGGCCCCGCCTGCTGGAGCAAAGAAGCTCCCCTATTGGACCATTTAGATGATCGTTGCTTGTCTCGTGTCGCTGGGAAAATGGATACTTTCGGTTAGAGTATCTAGTTTAGGAAAGCCAGGGACTTTTTCTTCCCAGTGAAGTAGATAAATAGCTAACGAGTGAATACAGGAGGCAGATGGGAGGGTGCGGTCGGAACTGAAGGGAAGTGTACTTAAGGTTGGAACATCGGGGTGCTTTTAACAACGGACCGAGCTACTTCCGGGAGAGAATGGGCGGGTAGAGAATTCGGCGTTTGGCGGGTTTAGCTGTCTTCCTAAATATTTGGTCCTCCAGCAGCCGAGACCGCCGGACACGTGAGGAGGTAGTGACACCGCCACTGCCAGAACAGGCTGCTTCGGGCTCGCTCATGGCCACGTCTGTGGTGAGTGCCGGGGCCGCGGCAGGGTGCCGGGGCGCCACGGCTCGGGCAGCGGAGGGGAGGGGCGCTGGGGCGGGCTGGCTGGTGGTCACGTGGTCCGGTGGCGAATCAGGGCCTGGCCCGCTGGGCTCCGGGGGCGGGACTCGCTCTCTGTAGCCCCTCTTGGTCCGTAGCCCCCCTATTCCCCCGCCGACCCCCGACTCCCGGCTTCTGTGCAGTCGCTTTCGGATGCTGGAAAGGACCCCGAGATGGGAATTGGCGGGAGGCGGGAATGTTGGGGACTGTTAATGGCTTGCGATCTTTTATTCTCCATTACTTCCTTCTCTAAATAACTTTCAATCACCTGACAGAGAAATGAAACGGATTCTTAATTCAAATAATAGGCTGGGCTTGGTGAATGGCTGGGGGAAGAAAGGTACTTAGTAATCATCCATCCACCAGGAGAAAACCCCAATGGCATTTCTCTTCTTTGGTTTTGCAATTCTTTACAAATGCCGGTGAATTTTTATGTAATGTGATGAAGTTTCCTAAGTATGTAGATTCTCAAGTGTTTCATTGACCTTTATTTcgtactctttattttttccccagtgagTAACTCCTTGTCATTCTGGCTTAAAGAGGGAACTCAgcactcccccaccccgccctttTTAAGGTTCAGACCACATCATGTTTATTGCGGTGAATGTTTTGTAAAATATTGAAAGCCTACAGTACTTACAGCACCAGTTACCAAGCAAAGATTATCAATTCCaatctgaaatgagaaaaaattcaCTAATGAGAGGTGATTATGTCCTAAATACACgtactttaaaatggtgaaaaatGTGAAAACTGGAAACTTTTGAGCACTGAACTTTATAATGTCCAAATTTATGTGGAAGAACATGGAGTGTGTATGGAGCTACAAAGTGATTGAAATAAATCAGCTTTTTTTGGTGGGTTTGTCTATTAGGAGTTGGAGGGTTAGTAATGTACACGTCTGAATTTTTTCTCCCAGGATTTTAAGACTCATGTAGATCAGGCATGTAGAGCTGCTGAGGAATTTGTCAATATTTACTATGAGACAATGGACAAAAGAAGACGGGTGAGTGTTAATAGACTCTACCACTCTTTGTTAAGtaccagggtttttgttttttgttttttcttagccAGCCATTCATCTGACTTGCATAAGTGATCATTGTGGACTTGTTGTTTAAAAGTGCCTTGTTTACGGAAGGATGAGTGTGACGTTATGGAAGTGTGGGCTCTGGAATCCTATCTCAGCTTTGCATTtacctagctctgtgaccttgggcaaattgttAACTTCTCTcaacctcattttatttttaggggaaTGTAACTTACTGCacttgacatggggcttgacatATATTTACCTAAATATGTTACCTTTTTAATCTCATCGTTCAGCCAATATGCTTTAAAACAGCATTAGTGCCAGTGAAGGAGTCTGCCGTTACAGGGAACGTTCCTTGATTTGCTCGTTTCATTTCCTATATTAATAATTTCTGATTAAAGCTCACAGCTGTAGTTGGCACTCACGAATAGGATCCACATGGCTTGGATACTTTTAGTTTTCAAAAGAGCGAGTTCTCATGTCATCAGCTTTTTTGTTGTGATGTATCCCTGAGTCATATCTTCTAAGTAATTGTTTCAGTATGTGCTGGATGGAGTCTTGCCTAGGTCTCTTATCTGCGTAGGACTGCTTTAGAGAGCTTTCTTTATGCTGCAGGTACAGAAGTTAATCtctcaaaatttctattttttttttaaggcagaagATAAAAGAAGTTACTGGTACCGATGTTTGACATGGAATGGGGGCAAGGGACCTGACAATGGATGTTTATTgtgtcttgctgctttcaaaaataaagtagCAAAAAAAAGGCAACATAGTTTTACTTACCAGAGTCAAGATAAGGGGCTGGTCTTTTCATCCGAGTGAAATTTTAGGATTAAGCAAATAATCTGTCCTGTGACACGCTAACCTCCTGTGACTAACTCCTGTGCCTAAGGGGTTAACTGTTGACTTCTGCCTTATGTGGGCCTTAACTTACATGACTTAGCAGAGACTCTGCACTGGCAAGTACTTGTGATTCTTGTGAACAAAACATGGTGTTTGAGTAGTACTAAAAGGAATTCTTCCTAACACATACGACATTAGATTGTTCAAATATTCAATGACTCACATGTACGTAAACACTAGGGTTGGAGCGTCCAGGGAGGGCCCGACTGACAACTCTGTTTAATTCTCATAATTAGAAACTGGAGAGAGACTAAACCTGGTTTGGGGCCGCATGTGCTTGAAACTTgtaatcttttcattcattttaacaaacagaaagcaaaacttcAAAACCCTCTTCCAGTTTGGATGCACAGTGGTTTCATGGCTAAAGTGAAGTCATCTCTATTAAAGCCAAATATTATAAGGCAGACACCTTCCTTGCTCACGTTATCTTCCAgcgggaggggcaaggggagtgGAGATGGAGGTAGAACTGTGGAAGTGTTTTATGCCCCCTGTAACCCTTTGATCCATTTCTATAAAACGCTTCCCcagaaacaaaaatctttacctttttttattctttttcttttctctttaaggcACTAACCAGGCTGTATCTGGACAAGGCCACTTTAATATGGAATGGAAATGTTGTTACAGGCTTGGAAGCCCTAACTAATTTTTTTGAGATGTTGCCTTCTAGTGAGTTCCAGGTCAATATGTTAGATTGCCAACCAGTGCATGGTAAGATCACGTTCTTTCAACATcgtcttttgttttcctttagtgAGCACTGACCTTGAATGCCAAAAGCAGCGAGCAGTTTGTAGTGATAGAAATAATGACTTTTTTGAGCAAGTTGAAAGTGAAAAGTTCAGCAGTCAGATCAAACTTTTGGTCTTCCTTTAGATGCATCTCATTCCAGAGAACCTCTAGTAGGTTTTGCTGGATTGTATGATTATGGTGGATTAACACTTAGTGAGAAATTGAGGCTCAATGTGCTTTTGGTTGATGGGAGAGGACTAATTATCTGTTGTCCCTGAATAAGCAGCTGCCTTTGCGCCTTGAAATGTTCCCAGAGAAAAATTATAACAGTCTCTGAGCAATGTTAGTATCTTACAACGTACTTAAATTTCACAGGAGAAATTGATTCTGTTATGGGACGAAATGATTTGGGAAGCCAGAATTTGATTCAAGGTAGAT containing:
- the NXT2 gene encoding NTF2-related export protein 2, with the translated sequence MATSVDFKTHVDQACRAAEEFVNIYYETMDKRRRALTRLYLDKATLIWNGNVVTGLEALTNFFEMLPSSEFQVNMLDCQPVHEQATQAQTTVLVVTSGTVKFDGNKQHYFNQNFLLTAQSTPNNTVWKIASDCFRFQDWANS